One genomic segment of Culturomica massiliensis includes these proteins:
- a CDS encoding type I phosphomannose isomerase catalytic subunit, with product MLYPLKFKPIIKQTLWGGKKLAYKSEDNQVKDSIGESWELSGVQDNISVVSEGALADNSLEELIEVYMGDLVGDHIYEKFGVEFPLLIKYIDACDKLSIQVHPDDATAKERHNAYGKTEMWYLVDADPEARLLLGFNKDTDKSEYLTKLHNNTLPEILNVEKVKKGDCFFIPAGTVHAIEKGCFIAEIQQTSDITYRIYDYDRRDKNGNARELHTELATDVIHFNSQKEHSIPYHRHENHTEELVDCNYFTTSYLKFDKEIEKDYIDIDSFVIYMCLDGNFTIVYDTDQSIQVKKGETILVPACLKNIFLIPQQEAELLEIFIR from the coding sequence ATGCTATATCCTTTAAAATTTAAGCCTATCATCAAACAAACGCTTTGGGGTGGCAAAAAGCTCGCTTATAAAAGCGAAGACAATCAAGTAAAAGATTCCATCGGAGAAAGCTGGGAGCTTTCCGGCGTTCAGGACAACATATCCGTCGTCTCGGAAGGAGCCTTGGCAGATAACAGCCTGGAAGAGTTGATCGAAGTCTATATGGGAGACCTCGTAGGTGATCATATCTATGAAAAATTCGGAGTGGAATTTCCGCTTCTGATCAAATACATCGACGCCTGTGACAAACTTTCCATACAGGTACACCCGGACGACGCCACAGCCAAAGAGCGCCACAATGCCTATGGAAAAACCGAAATGTGGTACCTGGTAGATGCTGATCCGGAAGCCCGTCTGCTGCTCGGCTTTAATAAAGATACAGACAAATCGGAATATCTGACTAAATTACACAACAACACTCTTCCCGAAATCCTGAACGTTGAAAAGGTAAAAAAAGGAGATTGTTTTTTCATTCCGGCAGGTACGGTACATGCCATCGAAAAAGGATGTTTCATTGCAGAAATACAACAAACCTCCGACATTACTTATCGGATATACGATTACGACCGCCGGGACAAAAACGGAAACGCCCGGGAATTACATACGGAATTAGCTACCGATGTCATTCATTTTAATTCCCAGAAAGAACACAGCATTCCCTATCACAGGCACGAAAACCATACGGAAGAACTTGTCGACTGTAATTATTTCACAACCAGTTACCTGAAGTTTGACAAAGAAATCGAAAAAGACTATATCGATATCGACTCATTCGTTATTTATATGTGCCTGGACGGTAATTTTACAATCGTATACGACACCGACCAATCCATCCAAGTAAAAAAAGGAGAAACAATTCTTGTTCCGGCCTGTCTGAAAAATATATTTCTCATCCCGCAACAAGAAGCCGAACTACTGGAAATATTCATCCGATAA
- a CDS encoding alpha/beta fold hydrolase — protein MRLYYREEGEGQPLIILHGLWGASDNWLPIMHRLKDRFRVIIPDMRNHGQSPHHPQHNYPALCGDLLELIQKLGLTKPHLIGHSMGGKTAMFFLLQYPEYISKAIIIDIAPIAYMPSLEHLNILTYITSVNPGTFANRNALQADIRKHFGDTATQQILFKNIRKTIKGLKWKINPEALQQNINEVCHWPADITDKIYPGPILFIKGEKSAYIPNEGECLKKQFPAARVEIIPQAGHAIHNEQPEILLKTIHAFLA, from the coding sequence ATGAGACTATATTACCGGGAAGAAGGAGAAGGACAGCCCCTGATTATCTTACACGGACTGTGGGGGGCTTCCGACAACTGGCTACCCATCATGCATCGTTTAAAAGACCGTTTCAGGGTTATCATTCCCGATATGCGCAATCACGGTCAATCCCCGCATCACCCGCAACACAATTATCCGGCCTTATGCGGAGACTTACTGGAATTGATTCAGAAACTCGGATTGACAAAACCTCACCTTATCGGCCACTCCATGGGAGGGAAAACCGCTATGTTTTTTCTATTGCAATACCCTGAATACATTTCTAAAGCCATTATCATAGACATCGCACCGATAGCCTATATGCCCTCGCTCGAACATCTGAATATCCTGACGTATATCACATCCGTCAATCCGGGAACATTTGCCAATCGCAACGCACTACAGGCGGATATACGAAAACATTTCGGCGATACCGCTACCCAACAGATATTGTTCAAAAATATTCGTAAAACAATAAAAGGACTGAAATGGAAAATCAACCCGGAAGCCCTGCAACAGAATATAAATGAAGTATGCCATTGGCCGGCAGACATAACCGACAAAATCTATCCCGGCCCGATATTGTTTATCAAAGGTGAAAAGTCTGCATATATTCCCAACGAAGGAGAATGCCTGAAAAAACAATTTCCGGCAGCCCGTGTAGAAATCATTCCCCAAGCGGGGCATGCCATCCACAACGAACAGCCGGAAATACTGCTAAAAACGATCCATGCATTTTTAGCCTGA
- a CDS encoding succinate dehydrogenase/fumarate reductase iron-sulfur subunit: MADTILKELTLKVWRQKDAKSKGGFETYKVHDISTGTSFLEMLDILNEQLVSENKEPVAFDHDCREGICGMCSLFIDGRAHGPDDDVTTCQLHMRRFKDGATITIEPWRSGAFPVIKDLIVDRNAFEKIQQAGGYVSVNTGGVPDANAIPIANEKAEEAMDAAACIGCGACVATCKNSSAMLFVAAKVSQFALLPQGKIEAARRAKAMVAKMDELGFGNCTNTGACEAECPKSISIEHIARLNREYLKAKLKD; the protein is encoded by the coding sequence ATGGCAGATACTATATTAAAAGAATTGACACTTAAGGTATGGCGGCAGAAAGACGCCAAATCCAAAGGCGGATTTGAAACCTATAAAGTCCATGATATTTCGACCGGTACTTCATTCCTCGAAATGTTGGATATCCTGAATGAACAACTGGTCAGTGAAAACAAAGAACCGGTTGCTTTCGACCACGATTGCCGTGAAGGTATTTGCGGTATGTGCAGCTTGTTTATCGACGGACGTGCTCATGGCCCGGACGACGATGTGACCACCTGCCAATTGCACATGCGTCGCTTTAAAGATGGCGCAACCATCACCATCGAACCCTGGCGGAGCGGAGCATTCCCCGTTATCAAAGACCTGATCGTCGATCGTAATGCTTTCGAAAAGATACAGCAAGCCGGAGGATATGTGTCTGTAAATACCGGTGGTGTACCCGACGCAAATGCAATTCCGATTGCAAATGAAAAAGCCGAGGAAGCGATGGATGCAGCCGCATGTATCGGTTGCGGGGCTTGTGTAGCCACATGTAAAAACTCGTCAGCCATGTTATTCGTAGCTGCAAAAGTTTCACAATTTGCCCTCTTACCGCAGGGTAAAATAGAAGCCGCCCGCCGCGCTAAAGCAATGGTTGCCAAAATGGATGAACTCGGATTCGGAAACTGTACCAATACAGGTGCATGTGAAGCCGAATGCCCGAAAAGCATTTCTATCGAGCATATCGCCCGACTCAACAGAGAATATCTGAAGGCCAAGCTGAAAGATTAA
- a CDS encoding fumarate reductase/succinate dehydrogenase flavoprotein subunit — protein MSIIDAKIPAGPLKDKWSNHKAHIGVVSPANKKKLDIIVVGTGLAGGSAAASLAELGYNVAAFCYQDSPRRAHSIAAQGGINAAKNYPNDNDSVFRLFYETIKGGDYRAREANVYRLAEVSNAIIDQCVAQGVPFARDYGGLLANRSFGGALVSRTFYARGQTGQQLLLGCYSAMNRQIEKGKIKVYDRHEILDIVVVDGKARGVIARDLVTGKIERFGAHAVVLATGGYGNVFFLSTNAMGCNGSAAWQAYKRGAMFGNPCFVQIHPTCIPVHGEQQSKLTLMSESLRNDGRVWVPKKIEDAQKLQAGTLNPNDIPDEDRDFYLERRYPAFGNLVPRDVASRAAKERCDAGFGVNNTGKAVFLDFKYAIEQLGRDTIEKRYGNLFQMYEKITAVDPYNNPMMIYPAIHYSMGGLWVDYNLMTTIPGLYAIGECNFSDHGANRLGASALMQGLADGYFILPYTIGDYLAKEIQTPKIKTNTPEFDEAEKHVTERLRKLFDIKGTKSPDHFHKLLGHIMWDYIGMAREAKGLEKAIQLIAELKEEFYKDLRVVGEFTAMNNELEKAARVADFIELANLMAHDALDRNESCGGHCRLESVTEEGEAKRDDAHYTYVSVWEYKGEDKAPELHKENLVFENVELTQRSYK, from the coding sequence TGCCGGACCGTTAAAAGACAAGTGGTCAAACCATAAAGCCCATATCGGTGTTGTCAGCCCGGCCAACAAAAAGAAACTGGATATTATCGTCGTAGGTACCGGATTGGCAGGAGGTTCTGCTGCTGCCAGCCTCGCAGAATTAGGCTATAATGTAGCTGCTTTTTGCTATCAGGATTCCCCCCGCCGTGCTCACTCCATTGCTGCACAGGGAGGTATCAATGCTGCTAAAAACTATCCGAACGATAACGACTCTGTATTCCGTTTGTTCTATGAAACCATCAAAGGTGGTGACTACCGTGCACGGGAAGCTAATGTTTACCGTTTGGCAGAAGTAAGTAACGCCATCATTGACCAGTGTGTTGCCCAGGGAGTTCCTTTCGCCCGCGATTACGGCGGTTTATTAGCCAACCGTTCTTTCGGAGGTGCATTGGTAAGCCGTACATTCTATGCCCGCGGTCAAACGGGACAGCAATTATTGCTGGGTTGTTACAGTGCCATGAACCGGCAGATTGAAAAAGGCAAAATCAAGGTATACGATCGCCACGAGATACTCGATATCGTAGTTGTTGACGGCAAAGCCCGCGGAGTGATTGCCCGTGATTTAGTAACGGGTAAGATCGAGCGTTTCGGAGCACATGCCGTTGTTTTGGCAACCGGCGGATACGGTAACGTATTCTTCCTTTCAACCAATGCTATGGGATGTAACGGAAGTGCTGCATGGCAAGCTTATAAAAGAGGTGCCATGTTCGGTAATCCCTGTTTCGTACAGATTCACCCGACCTGTATTCCCGTTCACGGAGAACAGCAGAGTAAACTGACACTGATGTCGGAATCTTTACGTAACGACGGCCGCGTATGGGTACCGAAAAAAATAGAAGATGCCCAAAAATTACAAGCCGGGACTTTAAATCCGAACGATATTCCGGATGAAGACCGTGATTTCTACCTGGAACGCCGTTATCCGGCATTCGGAAACCTGGTTCCCCGCGACGTGGCTTCACGTGCAGCCAAAGAAAGATGTGATGCCGGCTTCGGTGTCAACAACACGGGAAAAGCCGTATTCCTGGACTTCAAATACGCCATCGAGCAATTAGGCCGTGACACCATCGAAAAACGGTACGGAAACTTATTCCAGATGTATGAAAAAATTACGGCTGTCGATCCGTACAATAACCCGATGATGATTTATCCGGCTATACACTATTCAATGGGCGGATTATGGGTGGATTACAACCTGATGACGACCATTCCGGGATTATATGCCATCGGAGAATGTAACTTCTCCGACCACGGAGCCAACCGTCTGGGTGCTTCGGCATTGATGCAGGGATTGGCTGACGGATATTTCATTTTGCCGTATACTATCGGTGATTATCTCGCCAAAGAAATCCAAACTCCGAAAATTAAAACCAATACCCCGGAGTTCGACGAAGCCGAGAAACACGTCACAGAACGTTTACGTAAATTATTCGACATTAAAGGGACCAAATCTCCGGATCATTTCCATAAGCTATTGGGACATATCATGTGGGATTATATCGGCATGGCACGTGAAGCCAAAGGTTTGGAAAAAGCAATTCAGCTGATCGCCGAACTGAAAGAAGAATTCTACAAAGATTTACGCGTTGTAGGAGAATTCACAGCCATGAACAACGAATTGGAAAAAGCAGCACGTGTAGCCGATTTTATCGAATTGGCAAATTTGATGGCACACGACGCTCTCGACCGGAACGAATCCTGTGGTGGCCACTGCCGTTTGGAATCAGTAACCGAAGAAGGAGAAGCCAAACGTGACGACGCACACTATACCTACGTTTCTGTATGGGAATACAAAGGAGAAGACAAAGCTCCCGAATTACACAAAGAAAATTTGGTATTCGAGAATGTCGAACTTACACAACGCTCTTATAAATAA